A single window of Polyodon spathula isolate WHYD16114869_AA chromosome 2, ASM1765450v1, whole genome shotgun sequence DNA harbors:
- the LOC121302325 gene encoding protein PRRC1-like isoform X2: MSSPLSLPNTSGMSPFPAQGFSTTMAPASTSLPPIRSSAPPPSGSAQGSMTAASPFLPPGASIPGIPFASPLAASVPGVPFSSPMAAYSSPSLPPTGAPPPGPVMSAPPFGPPTTGFSMNAHYDITRGHAGRTPQTPLMPSFSTPQPVTGVMSNPMVQQPAMSVGVGAESPITFPDNHEDPRMGMENSGNAGGIWGFIKGVAGNPMVKSVFDKTKHSVESMITTLDPGMAPYIKSGGDLDIVVTSNKEVKVAAVRDAFQEVFGLAMVTGEAGQSNIASQPVGYAAGLKGAQERIDSLRRAGVIHEKQAAVSVENFIAELSPDKWFDIGCLILEDPTHGIHIESFTQATPVPLEYVQQAETLTPADYSLRWSGLLVTVGEVMERNLPHISKTDWHVMFTGMSRRQMIYSAAKALAGMYKHQLPPRNV; the protein is encoded by the exons ATGTCCAGTCCTTTGTCCCTCCCCAACACATCCGGCATGTCGCCTTTCCCAGCCCAAGGCTTTTCGACAACCATGGCTCCTGCCTCCACCTCTCTCCCTCCTATCAGATCTTCTGCGCCTCCTCCATCTGGCAGCGCTCAGGGTTCCATGACGGCTGCCTCTCCCTTCCTTCCTCCTGGGGCCTCAATCCCTGGTATTCCCTTTGCGAGTCCGCTGGCTGCATCGGTCCCAGGTGTCCCCTTCTCTAGCCCCATGGCTGCCtactcctctccctccctccctcccactggCGCTCCTCCTCCGGGTCCTGTCATGTCTGCACCTCCTTTTGGTCCTCCCACTACAGGCTTTTCGATGAATGCTCACTATGACATCACTCGGGGTCACGCAGGGAGAACTCCACAGACACCTCTTATGCCATCATTCTCCACCCCACAGCCTGTCACAG GAGTGATGTCAAACCCCATGGTTCAGCAGCCTGCTATGTCTGTCGGTGTTGGAGCTGAATCTCCAATCACCTTCCCAGATAATCATGAGGATCCCAGGATGGGGATGGAGAACAGTGGCAATGCAGGAGGCATATGGGGCTTTATAAAG GGTGTTGCTGGAAACCCAATGGTAAAATCTGTTTTTGATAAAACCAAACATTCTGTGGAGTCGATGATAACCACTTTGGATCCTGGAATGGCTCCCTATATCA AATCTGGTGGAGATCTGGACATTGTTGTGACTTCGAATAAGGAAGTGAAAGTTGCCGCTGTTCGAGATGCTTTTCAAGAAGTGTTTGGGCTGGCAATGGTTACAGGAGAAGCTGGTCAGTCCAATATTGCATCCCAGCCTGTGGGTTACGCAGCAGGACTGAAA GGTGCCCAGGAACGGATAGACAGCCTGCGTCGTGCTGGGGTGATCCATGAAAAGCAGGCTGCAGTCTCAGTAGAGAACTTTATTGCTGAGCTGTCTCCTGACAA GTGGTTTGATATTGGCTGCTTGATTCTTGAAGACCCAACCCATGGTATTCATATTGAAAGTTTTACACAAGCCACACCAGTGCCTTTAGAATATGTTCAGCAG GCTGAGACTCTAACACCAGCCGACTACAGCTTAAGGTGGTCGGGTCTCTTGGTGACAGTGGGAGAGGTGATGGAGAGGAACTTGCCTCACATCAGCAAGACTGACTGGCATGTCATGTTCACCGGCATGTCTCGAAGACAGATGATCTACAGTGCGGCGAAAGCTTTAGCAGGAATGTATAAACACCAGCTCCCACCCAGGAACGTTTaa
- the LOC121302325 gene encoding protein PRRC1-like isoform X1: MMEESGIETTPPSTPPPPPNAAAAVSPAPVSLAMSSPLSLPNTSGMSPFPAQGFSTTMAPASTSLPPIRSSAPPPSGSAQGSMTAASPFLPPGASIPGIPFASPLAASVPGVPFSSPMAAYSSPSLPPTGAPPPGPVMSAPPFGPPTTGFSMNAHYDITRGHAGRTPQTPLMPSFSTPQPVTGVMSNPMVQQPAMSVGVGAESPITFPDNHEDPRMGMENSGNAGGIWGFIKGVAGNPMVKSVFDKTKHSVESMITTLDPGMAPYIKSGGDLDIVVTSNKEVKVAAVRDAFQEVFGLAMVTGEAGQSNIASQPVGYAAGLKGAQERIDSLRRAGVIHEKQAAVSVENFIAELSPDKWFDIGCLILEDPTHGIHIESFTQATPVPLEYVQQAETLTPADYSLRWSGLLVTVGEVMERNLPHISKTDWHVMFTGMSRRQMIYSAAKALAGMYKHQLPPRNV; encoded by the exons cCATGTCCAGTCCTTTGTCCCTCCCCAACACATCCGGCATGTCGCCTTTCCCAGCCCAAGGCTTTTCGACAACCATGGCTCCTGCCTCCACCTCTCTCCCTCCTATCAGATCTTCTGCGCCTCCTCCATCTGGCAGCGCTCAGGGTTCCATGACGGCTGCCTCTCCCTTCCTTCCTCCTGGGGCCTCAATCCCTGGTATTCCCTTTGCGAGTCCGCTGGCTGCATCGGTCCCAGGTGTCCCCTTCTCTAGCCCCATGGCTGCCtactcctctccctccctccctcccactggCGCTCCTCCTCCGGGTCCTGTCATGTCTGCACCTCCTTTTGGTCCTCCCACTACAGGCTTTTCGATGAATGCTCACTATGACATCACTCGGGGTCACGCAGGGAGAACTCCACAGACACCTCTTATGCCATCATTCTCCACCCCACAGCCTGTCACAG GAGTGATGTCAAACCCCATGGTTCAGCAGCCTGCTATGTCTGTCGGTGTTGGAGCTGAATCTCCAATCACCTTCCCAGATAATCATGAGGATCCCAGGATGGGGATGGAGAACAGTGGCAATGCAGGAGGCATATGGGGCTTTATAAAG GGTGTTGCTGGAAACCCAATGGTAAAATCTGTTTTTGATAAAACCAAACATTCTGTGGAGTCGATGATAACCACTTTGGATCCTGGAATGGCTCCCTATATCA AATCTGGTGGAGATCTGGACATTGTTGTGACTTCGAATAAGGAAGTGAAAGTTGCCGCTGTTCGAGATGCTTTTCAAGAAGTGTTTGGGCTGGCAATGGTTACAGGAGAAGCTGGTCAGTCCAATATTGCATCCCAGCCTGTGGGTTACGCAGCAGGACTGAAA GGTGCCCAGGAACGGATAGACAGCCTGCGTCGTGCTGGGGTGATCCATGAAAAGCAGGCTGCAGTCTCAGTAGAGAACTTTATTGCTGAGCTGTCTCCTGACAA GTGGTTTGATATTGGCTGCTTGATTCTTGAAGACCCAACCCATGGTATTCATATTGAAAGTTTTACACAAGCCACACCAGTGCCTTTAGAATATGTTCAGCAG GCTGAGACTCTAACACCAGCCGACTACAGCTTAAGGTGGTCGGGTCTCTTGGTGACAGTGGGAGAGGTGATGGAGAGGAACTTGCCTCACATCAGCAAGACTGACTGGCATGTCATGTTCACCGGCATGTCTCGAAGACAGATGATCTACAGTGCGGCGAAAGCTTTAGCAGGAATGTATAAACACCAGCTCCCACCCAGGAACGTTTaa